From Bifidobacteriaceae bacterium, a single genomic window includes:
- a CDS encoding S26 family signal peptidase yields PGDVVVVFPVDGFEDIELGDVVTFMPNPDDPTLVTHRAKAWDVNGDGEKVLITRGDANGADDSPMREKQLRAKVVYSVPWVGNLLQYTQASKPWLVLAMAVILITYAIYATATSFRRR; encoded by the coding sequence CCCGGCGACGTGGTCGTGGTGTTCCCGGTGGACGGCTTCGAAGACATCGAACTGGGCGACGTGGTGACGTTCATGCCCAACCCGGACGACCCGACCCTGGTGACGCACCGGGCGAAGGCGTGGGACGTGAACGGCGACGGCGAAAAGGTCCTGATCACACGAGGCGACGCGAACGGGGCGGACGATTCGCCCATGCGGGAGAAGCAACTGCGGGCGAAGGTGGTCTATTCGGTCCCGTGGGTGGGCAACTTGCTCCAGTACACGCAGGCGTCCAAGCCGTGGCTTGTGCTCGCGATGGCGGTGATCTTGATCACATATGCGATTTATGCGACCGCAACGAGCTTCCGTAGGCGTTAA
- a CDS encoding citrate synthase, with product MGTAIFAHDDVQAELPLVEATVGNNGYNIGKLLAQTGDTTFDIGFGSTAACKSAITFIDGDAGVLRYRGYPIEQLAAGSTFLEVAYLVLYGELPTKTQLDAFCAAIAKYHLIDERLKEMFKSSPRRSHPMPLLAASINMLSTFVYTNPGIDPDDLDDATHRLMGAVPTLAAYGYKYSTGQPMLYPDDAETYVENFIRMSFGLPTSPYPFDPEITKALDVLLILHADHEQNCSTSTVRLVGSSGANMYVSVAAGVNALSGPLHGGANQAVLEMLAEIKAEGGDVSNFVSKVKNREAKLMGFGHRIYKNYDPRAAIVKQHADAILRHKTGHDQLLDIALTLEETALSDPYFQERKLYPNVDFYTGLIYQAMGFPVDMFTVLFALGRLPGWIAHWREQAGDPTSKIGRPRQVYVGEVERDFVPLDQR from the coding sequence ATGGGGACTGCCATCTTTGCCCATGACGATGTCCAGGCGGAGTTGCCGCTCGTTGAGGCGACCGTTGGGAACAACGGCTACAACATCGGCAAACTGCTGGCTCAAACCGGTGACACCACATTCGACATCGGTTTCGGCTCGACTGCGGCCTGCAAGTCAGCGATCACGTTCATCGACGGCGACGCGGGGGTGCTGCGTTACCGGGGCTACCCGATCGAGCAACTGGCGGCGGGCTCGACCTTCCTGGAGGTGGCCTATCTGGTTCTCTACGGGGAACTGCCGACCAAGACGCAACTGGACGCGTTCTGCGCGGCCATCGCCAAGTACCACCTGATCGACGAGCGGCTCAAGGAAATGTTCAAGTCCTCGCCCAGGCGGTCGCACCCCATGCCGCTGCTGGCGGCTTCGATCAACATGCTCTCGACCTTCGTCTACACCAACCCCGGGATAGACCCGGACGACTTGGACGACGCGACCCACCGGCTGATGGGCGCGGTGCCCACTCTGGCGGCCTACGGTTACAAGTACTCCACGGGCCAGCCGATGCTCTACCCGGACGACGCGGAGACCTATGTGGAGAACTTCATCCGCATGTCCTTCGGCCTGCCGACCTCGCCGTATCCGTTCGACCCGGAGATCACCAAGGCCCTTGACGTGCTGCTGATCCTCCACGCGGACCACGAGCAGAACTGCTCCACCTCAACGGTGCGCCTGGTCGGATCCTCCGGCGCGAACATGTACGTGTCGGTCGCGGCCGGGGTCAACGCCCTGTCCGGCCCGCTTCACGGCGGCGCCAACCAGGCCGTCCTGGAGATGCTGGCGGAGATCAAGGCCGAAGGCGGCGATGTGTCGAACTTCGTGTCCAAGGTCAAGAACCGCGAGGCCAAGCTGATGGGGTTCGGGCACCGGATCTACAAGAACTACGACCCGCGCGCCGCGATCGTCAAACAGCACGCGGACGCGATCCTGCGCCACAAGACCGGCCACGACCAGCTCTTGGACATCGCGCTGACCCTGGAGGAGACGGCGCTTTCAGACCCGTACTTCCAGGAGCGCAAGCTCTACCCGAACGTGGACTTCTACACCGGCTTGATCTACCAAGCCATGGGTTTCCCGGTCGACATGTTCACGGTGCTGTTCGCATTGGGCCGCCTGCCCGGCTGGATTGCGCACTGGCGGGAGCAGGCGGGCGACCCGACCTCAAAGATCGGCCGTCCCCGCCAGGTCTACGTGGGCGAGGTCGAACGGGACTTCGTCCCGCTCGACCAGCGCTAA